From a region of the Aeoliella mucimassa genome:
- a CDS encoding aminotransferase class I/II-fold pyridoxal phosphate-dependent enzyme, with translation MLSAPGTSTTIDGRSYLYFGGTGYLGLQCHPQVIEAACEATRRWGVGSATNRGGWGTTPPVQEVEHRAAQFWQCDDAYYFASGYSCNHILLSAIHRSVDMLFVDEFAHFSIEDACRFFRLPIVRFRHRDAMALSESLGEHLPPGAVPLVFSDGVFASRGSLAPVQQYLEVLQVYDHAALCLDDCHAVGVLGTRGWGTYEHFGLDTAQVNDLPLSSAAPRLFATGTLSKAFGGHGGIVYGSTRFIHAARDGSDYFRGASAPATPAAAASAMGLQLVTENPEIVYRLQRNAKYLRAGLRSLGLEVDSSPVPFVGITLGDGANMARLQQSLASDQILVAHSRCYSGLDADGALRIAVFATHTTEMIDQLLTALAKHL, from the coding sequence TGCAATGCCACCCGCAAGTGATCGAAGCCGCCTGCGAGGCGACGCGCAGGTGGGGAGTGGGTTCGGCCACGAATCGTGGGGGATGGGGCACGACACCGCCGGTACAAGAAGTCGAACACCGCGCGGCCCAGTTTTGGCAGTGCGACGACGCCTACTACTTTGCCTCGGGCTACTCGTGCAACCACATCCTGCTGTCGGCTATTCACCGGTCGGTCGATATGTTGTTTGTCGACGAGTTTGCTCACTTCAGCATCGAAGATGCGTGCCGATTCTTCCGATTGCCGATAGTCCGCTTTCGACATCGCGATGCCATGGCGCTAAGCGAATCGCTGGGCGAACATTTGCCTCCAGGGGCAGTTCCGCTGGTGTTCAGCGATGGTGTCTTCGCCTCGCGGGGTAGTCTGGCTCCCGTCCAACAGTATCTCGAAGTGTTGCAAGTGTACGACCACGCAGCATTGTGCCTCGACGATTGTCACGCGGTGGGGGTGCTGGGGACACGTGGTTGGGGAACCTACGAGCACTTTGGTCTCGATACCGCACAGGTGAATGACTTGCCACTTAGCAGCGCTGCTCCGCGACTTTTTGCTACCGGAACCTTGAGCAAGGCATTCGGTGGGCATGGTGGAATTGTTTACGGCTCCACGCGGTTCATTCACGCCGCGCGCGATGGCAGCGACTACTTCCGCGGCGCCAGCGCCCCAGCCACTCCAGCAGCGGCCGCCAGCGCGATGGGTCTGCAGCTAGTCACCGAGAATCCCGAGATCGTTTACCGATTACAACGCAACGCGAAGTACCTGAGAGCGGGCCTCCGCTCACTGGGGCTGGAAGTCGATTCATCGCCTGTCCCTTTCGTCGGCATCACTCTCGGGGATGGAGCAAACATGGCACGCCTGCAGCAGTCGCTCGCCAGTGATCAGATTCTCGTCGCCCATTCGCGATGCTACTCAGGATTGGATGCCGACGGGGCGCTGCGAATCGCCGTGTTTGCCACCCATACCACGGAAATGATCGATCAATTGCTCACCGCGCTGGCCAAGCACTTGTAA
- a CDS encoding DUF819 family protein: MFNTPLIHPDNTWALWAVIVTGTALAIWLEQTYRWAAKISGPFIALLLAMLLSNTGVMPTEAKAYGVVSDYLVPLAIPLLLLRANVFRIAKETGPMFMAFHLSVLGTMLGAVFATMVLHNQVEQVSETAGIMTASYTGGAVNFFAVREAFTLSENLVSPLLVADNFIMAGVFLLLLAIGGNATMKRWYGLSEEATSDDSSDGTSASVHWKPQPISLLDLAKSFAISLCVVAVASTLGGWIRGTFPDSLLGTVLGNDFVLITFLSVILATLFRRSLEKINGANELGTLMLYIFLFAIGLPADLLAVLGNVPMLFVFCLIIAVTNLLVTLILGRLLHLDLRELLVCVSATLGGPPTAVAIAITQGWKHLIVPATLVGIWGYVIGTFLGVFIGETLLRVLG; the protein is encoded by the coding sequence ATGTTCAACACTCCCTTGATCCATCCCGATAACACCTGGGCGCTATGGGCCGTAATCGTCACTGGCACCGCGCTTGCGATTTGGCTCGAACAAACCTATCGCTGGGCGGCGAAGATCAGCGGTCCGTTTATCGCCTTGCTATTGGCGATGCTGCTCTCGAACACCGGAGTGATGCCAACCGAGGCCAAGGCTTATGGCGTTGTGTCGGATTACCTGGTACCGCTGGCGATTCCATTGCTGCTACTCCGCGCAAACGTGTTTCGCATCGCAAAAGAAACAGGACCCATGTTCATGGCGTTTCATCTAAGTGTGCTGGGCACGATGCTCGGGGCCGTGTTCGCCACGATGGTGCTTCACAATCAAGTCGAGCAGGTCAGCGAAACGGCTGGCATCATGACAGCCAGCTATACCGGCGGAGCGGTGAATTTTTTCGCCGTGCGGGAGGCGTTCACGTTAAGCGAAAACTTGGTAAGCCCGCTGCTGGTGGCCGACAACTTCATCATGGCCGGAGTATTCCTGCTGCTTCTGGCGATCGGCGGCAACGCAACCATGAAGCGCTGGTATGGCCTGAGCGAAGAAGCCACTAGCGACGACAGCAGCGATGGAACGTCGGCCAGCGTTCACTGGAAACCACAACCGATCAGTCTACTCGACTTGGCCAAATCGTTTGCCATTTCATTGTGTGTAGTGGCCGTCGCCAGCACGCTGGGTGGGTGGATTCGTGGAACTTTTCCCGACTCGCTGCTAGGCACCGTGCTTGGCAACGACTTTGTGTTGATCACCTTCCTATCGGTGATCCTGGCCACCCTGTTTCGGAGAAGCCTTGAGAAGATCAACGGAGCGAACGAACTCGGCACGTTGATGCTCTACATCTTTCTGTTCGCCATCGGATTGCCAGCCGATCTGTTAGCGGTGCTTGGCAACGTTCCGATGTTGTTTGTGTTCTGCCTGATCATCGCGGTGACCAACCTATTGGTCACGTTAATCCTGGGGCGGCTGCTGCATCTCGACCTGCGAGAACTGTTGGTCTGCGTCAGCGCGACTCTCGGCGGCCCCCCGACTGCCGTAGCCATCGCGATCACCCAAGGCTGGAAGCACCTTATCGTCCCCGCAACGCTCGTGGGCATCTGGGGTTACGTGATCGGCACGTTCCTCGGTGTGTTTATCGGAGAAACGCTTCTGCGGGTGCTTGGCTAG
- a CDS encoding alpha-L-arabinofuranosidase C-terminal domain-containing protein: MRYWAFLSVLLATSSWAADATVTVDCESAGHEISPQLVGVFFEDINFGADGGFSAEQVINGSMEIPKSLLGWTRVGEGVEVQASTDAGIKSANPTFLRLTSDDSSQTGGVENNGYRGIGLHQGETYRFTAQARSTAGAEIPLVVRLVGDDDQVLAEQTCAIRGSAWQPIELMLTPSKTDANASLQLLMRNKGLVDLDLVSLCTTDTWKGHPHGLRKDLVQLLADMKPAFFRFPGGCIVEGSELKYRYQWKSTIGPRDERRLIVNRWNTEFAHRPAPDYYQSFDVGFFEYFQLAEDIGAEPMPIINCGMACQFNSGELVPLDQLEPYIQDALDLIEFANGPVTSEWGGRRAAMGHPEPFNLRLLGVGNEQWGPEYFERYRRFATVLEARHPEVELISTSGPFPAGERFDYAWPILRELKVPIVDEHCYASPDWFMREATRYDNYDRSGPKVFMGEYASQSVQLVSPLNRNTLRCALAEAAFLTGIERNGDIVDMSAYAPLMGHEQAWQWRPNLLWFDNLESYGSPSYYTQLLFSHHLGDQTRPTEVSDSRPRQPFGGKIGVGSVDASVEYRNIKYESQGKVLFEQPEIDANEVLQVGLGSRWLVAPEVVRQSNPSGYARAMIGDYQWAEGTLTLEVRKLDGRGGPMILFRNTDGGSRIEWNLGNARGKHQLLSRQATHWDVPVVADEVDGRIDNGQWYEVRVEMSGGKVACYLDGQMVHACAMPGPEIPQLYAVGSYDNESQETIVKVVNPTAKPCEIEIDLSGAELASDQCTVITLASDDPEAENSIAQPKQVAPTESTETVSGPRFTREYPAWSFTVLRLKTK; encoded by the coding sequence ATGCGATATTGGGCATTTCTCTCGGTACTTTTGGCCACTTCGTCCTGGGCGGCCGACGCCACCGTGACGGTCGACTGCGAGTCGGCGGGGCACGAAATCAGTCCGCAATTGGTCGGTGTGTTCTTCGAGGACATCAACTTCGGTGCCGATGGGGGATTCAGTGCCGAACAGGTGATCAATGGCTCGATGGAGATTCCCAAATCGCTGCTGGGCTGGACGCGGGTCGGTGAAGGAGTCGAGGTGCAGGCCAGCACCGATGCAGGCATCAAATCGGCGAATCCAACCTTCTTGCGACTCACGTCCGACGACTCGTCGCAGACCGGTGGAGTGGAGAACAACGGGTACCGCGGCATCGGGCTTCATCAGGGTGAGACCTATCGATTCACCGCCCAAGCTCGCTCGACCGCGGGAGCCGAAATCCCGCTCGTCGTCCGACTGGTTGGAGACGACGACCAGGTGCTTGCCGAGCAAACGTGTGCCATCCGCGGTTCGGCCTGGCAACCTATCGAGTTGATGCTTACCCCTTCGAAGACCGATGCGAACGCCAGCTTGCAATTGCTCATGCGCAATAAAGGGTTGGTCGACCTCGATTTGGTGTCGCTCTGCACGACCGATACCTGGAAGGGCCACCCGCACGGCCTGCGGAAGGATCTGGTTCAGTTGTTGGCCGACATGAAGCCGGCGTTCTTTCGCTTTCCCGGTGGTTGCATCGTGGAGGGGAGCGAGCTGAAGTATCGCTATCAGTGGAAGTCGACCATTGGTCCTCGCGATGAGCGGCGGCTCATCGTGAATCGCTGGAACACCGAGTTCGCCCATCGCCCTGCGCCGGATTACTACCAGTCGTTCGACGTCGGGTTCTTTGAGTACTTTCAGTTGGCCGAAGACATTGGTGCCGAGCCGATGCCGATCATCAATTGCGGCATGGCTTGCCAGTTCAACTCTGGTGAATTAGTGCCGCTCGACCAGCTTGAACCATACATTCAAGACGCGCTTGATCTCATTGAGTTCGCCAACGGTCCAGTGACCAGCGAGTGGGGTGGGCGTCGCGCGGCGATGGGGCATCCCGAACCATTCAATCTCAGGCTATTGGGAGTTGGCAACGAGCAGTGGGGGCCCGAGTATTTCGAGCGGTATCGGCGGTTTGCCACGGTGCTCGAAGCTCGCCATCCCGAGGTCGAGTTGATTTCCACTTCAGGCCCATTTCCAGCCGGCGAGCGTTTCGACTACGCCTGGCCGATCTTGAGAGAGCTGAAGGTGCCGATCGTCGACGAGCACTGCTACGCCTCGCCCGATTGGTTCATGCGCGAAGCGACCCGTTATGATAACTACGATCGCAGCGGGCCGAAGGTGTTCATGGGCGAGTACGCTTCGCAGTCGGTGCAGCTGGTAAGTCCGCTGAATCGCAATACGCTCAGGTGTGCCTTGGCCGAGGCAGCGTTTCTTACCGGTATCGAACGCAATGGCGACATCGTCGACATGAGTGCCTACGCCCCGCTGATGGGGCACGAACAGGCGTGGCAATGGCGGCCGAATCTACTCTGGTTTGATAATCTCGAGTCGTACGGCTCGCCCTCCTATTACACGCAGTTGCTATTCAGTCACCACCTCGGCGATCAAACTCGTCCGACCGAAGTGAGCGACTCCCGCCCTCGGCAACCATTCGGTGGCAAGATCGGCGTGGGTAGTGTCGACGCCAGCGTCGAGTATCGCAACATTAAGTACGAGAGTCAGGGGAAGGTGCTCTTTGAGCAGCCAGAGATCGATGCCAACGAGGTGTTGCAGGTTGGGCTGGGGAGTCGCTGGCTAGTCGCCCCCGAAGTGGTTCGTCAGTCGAATCCGTCGGGCTACGCGAGAGCCATGATCGGCGATTACCAATGGGCCGAGGGAACTCTCACGCTCGAGGTTCGCAAGCTCGATGGGCGCGGTGGCCCGATGATTCTCTTCCGCAACACTGACGGAGGTTCACGGATCGAGTGGAACCTCGGCAACGCCCGCGGAAAGCACCAACTCCTCAGCCGCCAGGCAACTCACTGGGATGTTCCCGTAGTCGCCGACGAAGTCGACGGGCGGATCGACAACGGGCAGTGGTACGAAGTGCGCGTCGAGATGTCGGGCGGCAAGGTGGCCTGCTATCTCGATGGCCAGATGGTGCACGCCTGTGCGATGCCAGGGCCGGAGATCCCTCAGCTGTATGCGGTGGGAAGCTACGATAACGAGTCGCAGGAAACCATCGTGAAGGTCGTGAATCCAACCGCCAAGCCTTGCGAGATAGAAATCGATCTATCGGGCGCCGAACTCGCGAGCGATCAATGCACGGTCATTACCTTGGCCTCCGACGATCCTGAAGCCGAGAACTCCATCGCCCAACCCAAGCAGGTGGCCCCCACGGAAAGCACCGAAACAGTTAGCGGACCTCGCTTCACTCGCGAGTACCCCGCTTGGTCGTTTACCGTACTGCGGCTGAAAACCAAGTAA
- a CDS encoding cation diffusion facilitator family transporter: MNFWRVTSVAPACFVNSRSSNHAVDPYREVTRAAQIGLAANLGLGIVKLIGGIVGHSFALVADSVNSLGDSISTLVVLYALKVAQRPPDKEHPYGHSRAEGIAASNVALLVVLSAVVVGWEAIRRFGVAHELPPTWTLWIAGSNVVIKEALYHYKMRVGRRTGSAVMMANAWDHRSDALCALAVLIGLAAISLGGNQYIWADEVASLIVATAIIWSGIQLFRQSASELMDAQAADDLVQSIREYAIAHPEVQGVETLWVRKSGLEFFADIHLEVDRKLTIAEGHTIGHRVKDHLLHEFPQLRDVLVHLEPFPREEPPATTDDAS; this comes from the coding sequence ATGAACTTTTGGCGTGTCACCTCTGTTGCCCCCGCATGCTTTGTGAATTCTCGTAGCTCCAACCACGCTGTGGATCCTTACCGCGAAGTCACGCGGGCTGCCCAAATTGGCCTGGCTGCTAATCTGGGTTTAGGCATCGTGAAACTCATAGGCGGCATCGTGGGACATTCGTTCGCCCTGGTGGCCGACTCGGTGAATTCGCTGGGAGACTCGATCAGCACCTTAGTAGTGCTCTACGCACTGAAAGTCGCTCAGCGCCCTCCCGACAAAGAACATCCCTACGGGCATAGCCGCGCGGAGGGCATTGCCGCTTCGAACGTGGCGCTGCTGGTGGTACTGTCGGCCGTGGTGGTTGGTTGGGAGGCGATTCGCCGCTTCGGTGTCGCCCACGAGTTGCCCCCCACTTGGACGTTGTGGATTGCTGGCTCGAACGTCGTGATCAAGGAAGCGTTGTACCACTACAAAATGCGAGTGGGCCGGCGAACTGGTTCGGCGGTGATGATGGCCAACGCGTGGGATCATCGCAGCGATGCCTTATGCGCCCTGGCGGTACTCATCGGCTTGGCCGCAATCTCCTTGGGAGGCAATCAGTACATCTGGGCCGACGAAGTCGCGTCGTTGATTGTTGCGACTGCCATCATCTGGTCAGGTATTCAACTCTTTCGGCAAAGCGCTAGCGAGTTGATGGATGCCCAGGCCGCGGACGACCTGGTGCAATCCATTAGAGAATATGCCATCGCTCACCCCGAAGTCCAAGGTGTCGAAACGCTCTGGGTTCGCAAATCAGGCTTAGAGTTCTTTGCCGACATTCACTTGGAAGTCGATCGCAAGCTCACCATTGCCGAGGGACACACAATTGGGCATCGCGTGAAGGATCACTTGCTTCACGAGTTTCCGCAGTTGCGCGACGTGCTCGTGCACCTCGAACCGTTCCCTCGTGAAGAGCCACCCGCGACTACGGATGACGCTTCATAG
- a CDS encoding beta strand repeat-containing protein, whose product MTHDFNDVTAGVLAGQGGGTGWADGSTFTNATTEETNVVAGNLIAPASTNYAISQSGTAQHIENAGGAASAYRGLAAPTTSDADIWFSFIGSVNGSVSARTGLTFDAMDNGGRFLMRGLDDSMMEIFREPGGGANDYAMDASPFLMLGRLQLNPGGSDILSWWYNPDVTAIDPLLPDESYLGRNWDGDDGISDMGVTVYGAGPGALDAFRFSTGASAYQDVTGVAMPTSSVIQWAVDADGNYGDTANWSGGVVPDGGVLALFGNVVTDERVVTVDTNAEIGGLLFQAANGEYVLESDGFSALTLTGAATIEGQATINASIAGTSGLNKVGGGDLYLGGDNTYTGVTNVQAGILRATNINSINDDLNIETDALFVAQGFLDDEGEPLGGGFSGTFNHDITGDGTFVLSNSLLDEVIVFDSPKNFDGVYRISAGVMVVSDTGVFGTQGTFESRTYVGVPGDRNIGQLKLTNNITVADEILQFDARLDEEAEVPHLLSEGNNNWNGNVYIRDVGDVTIESAVASQTLQLGGVLTASDSAGTRNYIFSGAGNTNITGYISDCAADDLGELVDLINNEDQTLSPDGIADTNANNNINVIKRGTGTLTLSSPSSAVDHFWYGSTLVEEGTLKVVAGPGDIGELASPVIHVSEAATMDVSSFGVYNMQVGQTIGGAGQVTGNLGYFDDAILAPGDKVGTLDVAGNLSMTTYSSTPTGALKFKLGDSHDVDNGENDLIDVSGNVTANDALGSSGRFAVQITPQGTLASGTYTLIRAAGSLNGSATAASYEPTLVDADGELITNTRFALSMATDSDSVNLQVSGSAANLTWKGSTSAYWDINADPNWTGGSTRFMNLDRVTFDDSATGTTDVVVAQEVYAGEINFNNNTKNYTITGEAIKGTALVVLSGTGVVTLAIANSNYGSITAESGSTLEVGNEQKQVITIGGDLVAKSGSTIRIGGDGYVLSTPTVTGEDFEGFGPPATGVVFTGNAVTNTPSMSGWQLIDGRSSTSTQTGNDDAVFELMSGANGVSSSVSLNQTNANTDFPDTGNAHNGSMAISPLDASGAVDIVSATIGQSDPSGGYADASVVFGYVDQDNYFYAQVNQGYGISIIQVVDDTPQTLTNVPSGTTGNFANNVPWDVTLVHNATAGEVSFTASDGTSNYTVNLTNPALQTGGTGLIGFGSHNDAWTVDDVTVSTTDGIQNFRATVDGDFDLQLGATLAFDMNGLESYDSLSVTGDLILDGTLEVNLLDTFSGQAGDTFNLLNVTGTISGSPTLMLPALELGLVWDDSELLTEGMLAIVLQPLEGDFNGDGVVSIADYTVWRDNLGADTDDALNGNGDGIDGVTVADYDVWKGNFGATWAASLDAVGGAAVPEPTSIFLLVAATAALVVARRRAV is encoded by the coding sequence GTGACCCACGATTTTAACGACGTCACAGCGGGTGTACTCGCGGGGCAGGGGGGCGGAACTGGTTGGGCCGATGGCTCAACCTTCACCAATGCCACCACAGAAGAAACCAACGTTGTCGCAGGCAATCTAATTGCACCGGCTTCCACCAACTATGCCATCTCGCAAAGTGGTACCGCTCAGCATATTGAAAACGCAGGAGGAGCAGCGAGTGCCTACCGCGGATTGGCAGCACCAACCACAAGCGATGCCGACATTTGGTTTTCGTTCATCGGCAGTGTGAATGGTTCGGTATCCGCACGCACAGGTCTTACGTTCGATGCGATGGACAACGGTGGGCGGTTCCTCATGCGGGGCTTGGATGATTCGATGATGGAGATCTTTCGCGAACCTGGTGGGGGAGCGAACGATTATGCCATGGATGCAAGCCCGTTCCTGATGCTGGGGCGTTTGCAACTCAACCCAGGCGGCTCCGATATACTCTCTTGGTGGTACAATCCCGACGTCACCGCGATTGATCCATTGCTACCCGACGAGTCATATCTTGGTCGTAACTGGGACGGAGACGATGGCATTAGCGACATGGGGGTCACTGTTTACGGTGCCGGTCCTGGTGCGCTCGACGCTTTCCGATTCAGCACCGGTGCATCCGCTTATCAAGACGTCACTGGCGTGGCGATGCCGACTTCTTCGGTCATCCAGTGGGCGGTCGACGCCGATGGAAACTATGGCGACACGGCAAACTGGTCGGGCGGAGTCGTACCCGACGGTGGAGTGCTGGCGTTATTTGGAAACGTCGTGACCGACGAGCGAGTGGTAACGGTCGACACGAATGCCGAGATCGGCGGCCTGCTGTTCCAGGCCGCGAATGGTGAGTACGTACTCGAGAGCGATGGATTCAGCGCGCTTACTCTTACCGGAGCAGCGACGATCGAAGGTCAGGCGACGATCAACGCCAGTATCGCTGGCACAAGTGGACTGAATAAAGTAGGTGGCGGCGATCTCTACCTGGGAGGCGACAATACCTACACGGGTGTTACCAATGTACAAGCTGGTATTTTGCGAGCGACTAATATCAACTCGATTAACGACGACCTCAACATAGAAACCGACGCTCTGTTTGTCGCACAAGGCTTCCTCGACGACGAAGGTGAGCCACTCGGTGGTGGATTCTCCGGCACCTTTAATCACGATATCACCGGCGATGGCACCTTTGTGCTCAGTAACTCGCTATTGGATGAAGTGATTGTGTTCGATTCGCCGAAGAACTTCGACGGCGTCTATCGCATCAGCGCTGGTGTCATGGTCGTCTCCGATACTGGTGTGTTCGGGACGCAAGGCACCTTTGAATCAAGAACCTACGTCGGCGTACCAGGTGATCGCAACATAGGTCAGCTAAAACTTACGAATAACATCACCGTGGCCGATGAGATTCTGCAGTTTGATGCGCGTTTAGACGAAGAAGCCGAGGTGCCACATCTGCTGAGCGAAGGCAACAATAATTGGAATGGCAACGTTTACATCCGCGATGTTGGCGACGTTACCATCGAATCGGCCGTCGCTTCTCAAACACTCCAGCTCGGGGGCGTGCTTACCGCGAGCGATTCCGCAGGCACGAGGAATTACATTTTCTCGGGTGCTGGTAACACAAACATCACTGGGTACATTTCCGACTGTGCGGCCGATGACCTGGGGGAACTTGTCGACCTCATCAACAACGAAGACCAAACCCTGTCGCCCGATGGTATTGCCGACACGAACGCGAACAACAATATCAACGTCATCAAACGCGGCACCGGCACGCTCACTTTGTCTAGTCCTTCGAGCGCTGTAGATCACTTCTGGTACGGCTCCACACTGGTGGAAGAGGGCACACTGAAAGTAGTCGCCGGCCCTGGCGACATCGGCGAACTCGCCAGCCCAGTGATTCATGTGTCGGAGGCGGCGACGATGGATGTCTCCTCGTTCGGCGTCTACAACATGCAGGTTGGTCAGACGATCGGCGGGGCAGGGCAGGTCACTGGTAATCTCGGCTACTTCGACGATGCCATTTTGGCCCCTGGCGACAAGGTCGGGACGCTCGACGTAGCGGGCAACCTGTCGATGACCACGTACAGCTCGACCCCCACCGGGGCGCTGAAATTCAAGCTTGGCGATTCGCACGATGTCGACAATGGCGAGAACGATCTGATTGACGTCTCGGGCAACGTGACTGCGAACGATGCCCTGGGAAGCTCCGGGCGTTTCGCAGTGCAGATCACTCCCCAAGGCACCTTGGCTAGCGGTACCTATACCTTGATTCGCGCGGCTGGTTCGCTCAACGGATCGGCTACGGCTGCTAGCTATGAGCCGACGTTGGTCGATGCTGATGGCGAGTTGATCACCAACACCCGGTTTGCACTTAGCATGGCAACCGATTCCGATAGCGTGAATCTGCAGGTAAGTGGTTCGGCGGCCAACTTGACTTGGAAAGGAAGCACGAGTGCCTACTGGGACATCAACGCCGATCCGAACTGGACTGGCGGATCCACCCGGTTCATGAACCTCGATCGTGTGACGTTCGACGATTCGGCCACCGGAACAACCGATGTTGTCGTGGCTCAAGAAGTCTACGCGGGCGAAATCAATTTTAACAACAACACCAAAAACTACACCATCACCGGCGAGGCGATTAAGGGCACCGCTCTAGTGGTTCTCAGCGGTACCGGTGTGGTCACGCTGGCGATTGCAAATAGCAACTACGGATCGATCACAGCCGAAAGCGGTTCGACCCTGGAAGTTGGTAACGAGCAGAAACAGGTGATCACCATCGGCGGTGATCTCGTCGCGAAGTCGGGCTCTACCATCCGTATCGGTGGTGATGGTTACGTGCTCAGCACTCCCACGGTCACCGGCGAAGACTTTGAAGGCTTCGGCCCACCGGCAACCGGAGTCGTGTTCACCGGCAACGCGGTGACCAACACCCCGTCGATGAGCGGTTGGCAGTTGATCGATGGCCGCTCTTCTACTTCAACGCAAACCGGCAACGACGACGCGGTCTTCGAGCTGATGAGCGGTGCGAATGGAGTAAGCTCGTCAGTTTCGCTCAATCAAACCAATGCGAATACCGACTTCCCGGACACCGGCAACGCCCACAATGGAAGCATGGCGATCTCACCGCTTGATGCGAGTGGTGCGGTCGATATCGTGTCGGCGACCATTGGTCAGAGCGATCCGAGCGGTGGATACGCAGATGCTTCGGTGGTGTTTGGTTACGTCGATCAGGATAACTACTTCTACGCCCAGGTGAATCAAGGTTACGGAATCTCGATTATCCAAGTGGTGGACGATACTCCGCAAACACTGACGAATGTTCCCTCGGGCACCACGGGCAACTTTGCCAATAACGTTCCGTGGGACGTGACGCTGGTACACAACGCCACAGCAGGTGAGGTGTCGTTTACCGCCAGCGATGGCACCAGCAACTACACCGTGAATCTCACCAACCCGGCGTTGCAAACCGGTGGAACGGGCCTGATTGGTTTTGGCTCGCACAACGATGCGTGGACCGTCGACGATGTTACAGTAAGCACCACCGATGGGATCCAGAACTTCCGAGCGACAGTCGATGGAGACTTCGATCTGCAACTCGGCGCAACGCTTGCTTTCGACATGAATGGTCTGGAGAGTTACGACAGTCTATCGGTTACTGGTGATCTGATTTTGGATGGTACGTTGGAAGTCAACCTACTCGATACCTTCTCGGGACAGGCGGGCGACACGTTTAATCTGTTGAATGTTACGGGCACGATTTCCGGCTCGCCGACCTTGATGCTCCCCGCGTTGGAATTAGGCCTTGTGTGGGACGATAGCGAGTTGCTGACCGAGGGTATGCTGGCGATTGTACTTCAGCCGCTCGAAGGCGACTTCAACGGCGACGGCGTCGTGAGCATCGCCGACTACACGGTTTGGCGCGACAACCTCGGAGCCGATACCGACGACGCCCTCAACGGCAATGGCGATGGCATCGACGGCGTAACTGTCGCCGACTACGACGTATGGAAGGGCAATTTTGGTGCGACCTGGGCAGCCTCTCTCGACGCTGTTGGGGGAGCGGCCGTGCCAGAGCCTACTTCCATCTTCCTGCTGGTGGCAGCGACGGCCGCATTGGTCGTCGCTCGCCGCCGTGCGGTGTAG